The following coding sequences lie in one Enterococcus sp. 9E7_DIV0242 genomic window:
- a CDS encoding MATE family efflux transporter: MANIKNNTLNKKLFFFSLPMIGSLLTQQLYNVADMIIVGQFIGAEELAAVGNAGTVLLLFIVISGGIELAVEIIFSRYIGKNEQEKLAKGTTALIVFGAVLGIFLAVVGFFLLPVLFDLMNVPKRLLELTNTYCFIYLVGVPFIYVYDISRAMITSLGDAKKSFYLILSSSLLNVLFNLLFILGFHLGIAGAALGTILAQGIIMCVSLLLLYKKSLANPYFRLTVSIDPIQLKEISTIAVPSIFQQFVVTLSSVFLQSFVNRFGNEVIIGFIAVTKVLTISRIVISGFAQTLSIFSAQLFAGKKYSELNQTYRFLTKVSLIYAVLVSLIFFLFSEQLCNFFFDSQQYPDGFHFFNTYLLFSIGTLFLTVFKFMNESILRSALKMRAYLLCNIGDLLIKVSSTYLLLQVVSSNAFWLGEAIGRLLAVGLSIYFLLLIKRTIKQAVIENTLP, translated from the coding sequence ATGGCGAACATAAAAAATAATACGTTAAATAAAAAACTATTTTTCTTTTCTCTGCCAATGATCGGTAGTCTATTAACACAGCAATTGTATAATGTTGCCGATATGATCATCGTGGGACAATTTATCGGTGCGGAGGAACTGGCGGCAGTCGGCAATGCCGGAACTGTTTTATTGTTGTTTATTGTGATTTCCGGTGGTATTGAGCTGGCAGTTGAAATCATTTTTTCTCGCTATATCGGAAAAAATGAACAGGAGAAGCTAGCAAAAGGAACGACAGCCCTCATCGTTTTCGGTGCAGTACTGGGAATTTTTCTGGCTGTTGTAGGTTTTTTCCTTCTGCCCGTACTTTTCGATCTCATGAATGTACCGAAAAGGTTGTTAGAACTGACAAATACCTATTGTTTCATCTATTTGGTTGGTGTGCCGTTTATCTATGTCTATGATATTTCCAGAGCAATGATCACCAGTCTTGGTGATGCCAAAAAGAGCTTCTACCTGATTTTATCTTCTTCCCTATTAAATGTCCTGTTCAACCTGCTGTTCATCCTTGGCTTTCATCTAGGCATTGCTGGGGCAGCCTTAGGGACCATTCTTGCGCAAGGTATAATAATGTGTGTGAGCTTATTGCTTCTTTATAAAAAAAGCCTAGCCAATCCCTATTTTCGTTTAACTGTTTCGATTGATCCGATTCAACTGAAGGAAATCAGTACGATCGCTGTACCCTCAATTTTTCAACAATTTGTGGTTACCTTGTCCTCCGTCTTTTTGCAGTCCTTTGTCAATCGCTTTGGTAATGAAGTCATTATCGGCTTTATCGCCGTGACAAAGGTACTAACTATTTCTCGGATTGTGATTTCCGGCTTTGCCCAGACACTGTCGATTTTTTCTGCTCAACTATTTGCTGGGAAAAAGTATAGTGAATTAAATCAAACTTACCGCTTTCTTACAAAGGTATCACTGATTTATGCAGTGTTAGTCAGCCTCATTTTCTTTTTGTTTTCTGAGCAACTGTGTAACTTCTTTTTTGACAGCCAACAGTATCCAGACGGCTTTCACTTTTTCAATACCTATTTACTCTTCTCTATCGGGACTCTGTTTCTGACTGTTTTCAAATTTATGAACGAGAGTATTTTAAGAAGTGCATTGAAGATGCGGGCATATCTGCTTTGCAATATCGGTGATTTACTGATTAAGGTCAGCTCTACCTACCTCTTACTGCAAGTGGTCTCTTCTAATGCATTTTGGTTGGGT
- a CDS encoding MerR family transcriptional regulator yields the protein MKEEYTTGEFARLCKLSKKTLFYYDRIDLIKPIRVDENGYRFYQLYQCDQISTIKLFQEIGLSLKEIKAIFRQQDLSLKSAILHTQKAALADKIEELIDMKVMLDFLTARFDHFQEIGTDQLYEEIVSEDEQYKVFDKSGESVSVNYLNYGYQYGVLFQRDDLPKGEEIPRHSYVFQRAKEEEANFIKPKGVYLSKLYLLRNEEIMTCIPKFLQMIDLSKTEGPLYHEDYCSEVAGYPDKFVIKLSMKKK from the coding sequence ATGAAAGAGGAATATACAACAGGAGAATTTGCGAGGTTATGCAAGTTATCAAAGAAAACATTGTTTTACTATGACAGGATCGACCTAATAAAACCGATACGCGTAGATGAAAATGGCTATCGTTTTTATCAGCTCTATCAATGCGATCAGATCAGTACAATCAAGCTGTTTCAGGAAATCGGTCTGTCATTGAAGGAAATCAAAGCAATTTTTCGACAGCAGGATTTGTCTTTGAAATCTGCGATACTTCACACACAAAAAGCGGCTCTGGCAGATAAAATCGAGGAACTGATAGATATGAAGGTCATGCTGGATTTTCTCACAGCCCGCTTTGATCATTTTCAAGAGATAGGAACGGATCAGCTGTACGAGGAAATTGTTTCAGAGGATGAGCAGTATAAGGTGTTTGATAAAAGTGGTGAGTCAGTCTCAGTCAATTATTTGAATTATGGCTATCAATATGGGGTGCTGTTTCAGCGAGATGATTTGCCAAAAGGGGAAGAAATCCCACGACACTCCTATGTTTTTCAGCGAGCAAAGGAAGAAGAAGCCAATTTTATCAAGCCAAAAGGAGTATATCTGAGTAAACTCTATTTGCTAAGGAATGAAGAAATCATGACGTGTATTCCAAAATTTCTACAAATGATCGATCTGTCTAAAACAGAAGGACCATTGTATCATGAGGATTACTGTAGTGAGGTTGCAGGATATCCGGATAAGTTTGTGATCAAGCTGTCGATGAAGAAGAAATAA
- a CDS encoding ABC transporter substrate-binding protein, giving the protein MKKLVTAGALILLGLAVLSACGKNDTTSSSSTIESTEATVTDKALTVGILPAESAIPIILAKEEGFFEKQGLTVDIKSFTSPNDRNVAIQAKELDGTISDVMTEATFKKNGIDLTITSDILEDFKILASPKSGITEMSGLSGKKVTLVPNFILEYIMDEFAKENDFTYEIVDIPSFSARSEALLSDQVDGAVYTEPQASMLAQQGAIVLGSSKAQGIKGGTLQFTDAVLSERPQDVTAFYTAYNQAIDYMNEHKASEYADILSTYQFPDAMSQYLDQQTEKYPYAQEVPKDQFEKIISWTKEKGQIDKEYTYDELTDFSYLEK; this is encoded by the coding sequence ATGAAAAAATTAGTTACTGCCGGAGCACTTATTTTACTAGGCTTGGCTGTTTTAAGTGCCTGTGGAAAAAATGATACGACATCTAGCAGCTCTACTATTGAAAGTACTGAAGCGACCGTTACAGACAAAGCTCTGACAGTCGGTATTTTGCCCGCTGAATCAGCAATCCCAATCATTTTAGCGAAAGAAGAAGGGTTCTTTGAAAAGCAAGGATTGACTGTAGACATTAAATCCTTCACTTCACCAAATGATCGAAATGTTGCGATTCAAGCAAAAGAACTCGATGGTACAATCAGCGATGTGATGACGGAAGCGACCTTTAAAAAGAATGGTATCGACCTAACAATCACTTCAGATATTTTGGAAGATTTCAAAATTTTAGCTTCTCCAAAATCCGGCATCACAGAAATGAGTGGACTAAGCGGAAAGAAAGTGACACTGGTTCCCAACTTCATTTTGGAATATATCATGGATGAATTCGCGAAGGAAAATGATTTCACTTATGAAATTGTTGATATCCCTTCCTTTTCCGCCCGTTCCGAAGCATTACTAAGCGATCAGGTAGATGGCGCAGTTTATACTGAACCTCAAGCAAGTATGCTTGCGCAGCAAGGAGCGATTGTTCTTGGAAGCTCCAAAGCACAAGGGATCAAAGGTGGTACGCTCCAATTTACAGATGCAGTTTTGAGTGAAAGACCACAGGATGTCACAGCTTTTTACACAGCATATAATCAAGCCATCGACTATATGAACGAACACAAAGCTAGTGAATACGCCGACATTTTATCTACGTATCAATTCCCTGACGCGATGAGCCAGTATTTGGATCAACAAACCGAGAAATACCCTTATGCTCAGGAAGTGCCAAAAGACCAATTTGAAAAGATCATTTCATGGACAAAAGAAAAAGGTCAGATCGACAAGGAATATACCTATGACGAGCTGACAGATTTCAGTTATTTGGAGAAATAG
- a CDS encoding polysaccharide deacetylase family protein — protein sequence MFRTLVFHEIRPVEELNGQQRPIVVADGYEDALPLPLFDSLPLFKEQINYLKQEGFHSLRISEVRAFYEKGEPLPEKSVLLTFDDCYQSMKEYAYPILKEAGFQATVFVAAGWLFQTPSVYQPEVSKVLSQQELTEMIDVFEYANHTTHFHERRGTTQSRPMWESPERFKEDILACNDYVELTDVFAYPFGLYDQQTVSVLKELDFTLAFTTKPGINTRETAPLELNRDVIPYTLPIETFKKMMKIEEN from the coding sequence GTGTTTAGAACACTTGTATTCCACGAGATTCGTCCTGTGGAGGAACTGAATGGGCAACAGCGGCCGATTGTTGTAGCTGATGGCTACGAAGATGCGTTGCCATTGCCTCTTTTTGATAGTTTACCTCTTTTTAAGGAACAAATAAACTATCTTAAGCAAGAGGGATTTCATTCTTTGCGTATTTCAGAAGTCCGTGCATTTTATGAAAAGGGAGAGCCTCTGCCAGAAAAATCTGTTTTATTGACCTTCGATGACTGTTACCAGTCTATGAAGGAGTATGCTTACCCTATATTGAAGGAGGCCGGATTCCAAGCGACAGTATTTGTAGCAGCTGGTTGGCTGTTTCAGACGCCCTCAGTTTATCAGCCAGAGGTCTCCAAAGTTCTCAGTCAACAAGAACTAACTGAAATGATCGATGTTTTTGAGTATGCGAATCATACGACTCATTTTCATGAACGCCGAGGAACTACTCAGTCCAGACCGATGTGGGAAAGCCCGGAACGTTTCAAAGAAGATATCCTTGCATGCAACGATTACGTAGAGCTTACGGATGTTTTTGCTTATCCCTTTGGCCTGTATGACCAACAGACTGTCTCCGTATTGAAAGAGTTGGATTTCACACTTGCATTTACCACAAAACCAGGAATCAATACTCGCGAAACTGCTCCATTAGAGCTGAACCGTGACGTGATTCCCTATACATTACCGATCGAAACATTCAAAAAAATGATGAAAATAGAGGAAAATTAA
- a CDS encoding ABC transporter ATP-binding protein, whose translation MGIRLEEVSFSYGTEKIIEQINTTFEKGKTYVLLGQSGVGKSTLLSLLKGFQQPNSGQIVYEQTSQEQVEVVFQDHQLFPWQTVFQTVEMPLKIKKVPKAERKIKVESLLKELALTDHKAKLPSHLSGGQKQRLAMARGLVTEPDFLLFDEPTSSLDPETKEKAQALILSEQSKRKNTVLTVTHDVEEAAFLGETILIMTNEGLSIYENPTFHQSKRRESVGFYTFCIELRQLLKARDEE comes from the coding sequence ATGGGAATTAGACTGGAAGAGGTGTCCTTCAGCTACGGAACAGAGAAAATCATTGAACAGATAAATACCACATTTGAAAAGGGGAAAACCTATGTGTTACTTGGACAATCAGGCGTTGGCAAAAGCACGCTGCTGTCCTTGTTGAAAGGATTTCAACAACCAAACTCCGGACAAATCGTTTACGAACAGACCTCACAGGAACAGGTGGAGGTGGTTTTTCAGGATCATCAGCTTTTCCCGTGGCAAACGGTTTTTCAGACAGTTGAAATGCCGTTGAAAATAAAAAAAGTGCCGAAAGCTGAACGCAAAATAAAAGTGGAAAGTCTGTTGAAGGAGCTGGCGTTGACTGATCATAAAGCTAAACTTCCAAGTCATTTGAGTGGAGGACAAAAACAACGGTTGGCAATGGCGAGAGGCTTGGTTACTGAACCGGATTTTCTATTATTCGATGAACCGACATCCTCTCTTGATCCAGAAACGAAGGAAAAGGCACAAGCTTTAATTTTGTCTGAGCAATCAAAACGAAAAAATACAGTACTAACAGTGACACATGATGTTGAAGAAGCTGCTTTTTTAGGAGAAACGATTTTGATTATGACAAATGAAGGACTATCCATTTATGAGAATCCGACCTTTCATCAGTCAAAACGCCGTGAATCGGTGGGATTTTATACCTTCTGCATTGAGCTTAGACAGCTCTTGAAAGCGAGGGATGAAGAATGA
- a CDS encoding ABC transporter permease, whose translation MKQKKGTSLVVGLVLLFLFWQLLVIMTNNRAVPEPLATLKTGWEMKGLLLLHTGASSLRITVALLLSLLIGVPLGIIFSRRSLANKLLGPLIYFLYPLPKVAFLPVFMLFFGLGNVSKILLIFSIISIQVIVSIRDSVNEIPESYYLVMRNYNSSKSQELKFLVLPALLPGLLSSLRISTGISLASLFFAENYNTTYGLGYLILSAWSKMDYEEMFAGILMIGVLGYLMFSGFDYLEQRFCRY comes from the coding sequence ATGAAACAAAAAAAGGGCACTTCGTTGGTTGTGGGGCTGGTACTGTTATTCCTTTTCTGGCAGCTTTTAGTGATTATGACAAATAATCGTGCTGTTCCTGAGCCTCTTGCTACTTTAAAAACGGGCTGGGAAATGAAAGGACTGTTGCTTTTACACACTGGGGCGAGCAGCTTGCGAATTACCGTAGCTCTACTTCTATCATTGCTCATCGGTGTTCCTTTAGGGATCATTTTTAGTCGCCGATCCTTAGCAAACAAGCTTTTAGGTCCTTTAATCTACTTTTTATATCCTTTGCCAAAGGTCGCTTTTTTACCGGTTTTCATGCTTTTTTTTGGTCTGGGGAATGTTTCAAAGATCTTATTGATTTTTTCAATCATTTCTATTCAGGTCATTGTGTCGATTCGAGACAGTGTGAATGAAATACCGGAAAGCTACTATCTTGTGATGAGAAACTACAACAGTAGCAAATCACAAGAACTAAAATTTTTAGTTTTACCGGCATTATTACCTGGACTGTTGTCCAGTCTGCGGATCAGTACAGGTATTTCATTGGCCTCGCTCTTTTTCGCAGAAAATTACAATACAACATATGGCCTGGGGTATCTAATTTTGAGTGCCTGGTCAAAGATGGATTATGAAGAGATGTTTGCTGGCATTTTGATGATCGGGGTGCTGGGCTATCTCATGTTCAGCGGCTTTGATTATCTGGAACAACGTTTTTGTCGATACTAG
- a CDS encoding VOC family protein, with protein MNRINLICLGVRDMARALKFYRALGFKTHETAEAPPIVFFDTQGTKLELFPLKFLAEDINKENPPTLSSGGFNGMTLAINMKSKEEVDQFFTLVEQHGGDIVKSPEKPEGWDGYSGYFRDLDGYYWEVAYGKNWSFDENDMLIID; from the coding sequence ATGAATAGAATCAATCTGATTTGTCTGGGCGTTCGCGATATGGCACGCGCCTTAAAATTCTACCGTGCACTGGGCTTCAAAACTCACGAAACTGCAGAAGCTCCGCCAATCGTATTTTTCGATACACAAGGAACAAAGCTAGAGCTTTTTCCCTTGAAATTTTTAGCAGAAGATATCAATAAGGAAAATCCTCCTACCCTCAGTTCCGGCGGTTTCAACGGCATGACACTAGCAATCAATATGAAATCTAAAGAGGAAGTAGATCAATTTTTTACTCTTGTCGAACAACACGGGGGTGACATTGTCAAATCACCTGAAAAACCTGAAGGCTGGGATGGCTATAGCGGTTATTTCAGAGACCTGGACGGCTATTATTGGGAAGTTGCTTATGGAAAGAACTGGTCCTTTGATGAAAATGATATGCTGATTATTGATTAA
- a CDS encoding VOC family protein encodes MHFDKLSTRILVRKNYGACFDFYTEKLGLASVWGDRNGPYTSFAIANDAPPCFAIFSGENMTMFAGYKQPIHQSQPDTVVGVIPSSNLEEDYQRLKATGVEFLGEPQFIEEWEMTCVYFRDPEGNLFELNDATSI; translated from the coding sequence ATGCATTTTGACAAACTAAGTACGCGTATTCTAGTAAGAAAAAATTATGGCGCATGCTTCGACTTCTATACAGAGAAACTAGGTTTAGCTTCTGTCTGGGGGGATCGTAACGGCCCTTACACGTCATTTGCCATAGCTAATGATGCACCGCCTTGTTTTGCAATTTTCTCAGGCGAAAATATGACTATGTTTGCCGGCTATAAACAGCCCATACACCAATCACAGCCGGATACAGTGGTTGGGGTGATTCCATCCAGCAATTTAGAAGAAGATTATCAACGCTTGAAAGCCACAGGGGTAGAATTCTTAGGCGAGCCACAGTTTATCGAAGAGTGGGAAATGACCTGTGTCTATTTTAGGGATCCCGAAGGAAACCTGTTTGAACTGAACGATGCAACCAGTATATAA
- a CDS encoding LCP family protein, which produces MEVEIFISCFLVKQGGNSLSKGKKIVLIVTGVVAVLVIGTMAIAAKLYSDISKTAAKTYETVERQQPAETKREEAADLQKKDSFSVLLMGIDTGADGRVEKGRSDTMMVATVNADDNKTTIVSIPRDTYTEIVGYGTSDKINHAYAFGGAAMSMDTVEKMLNIPIDHYVSINMEGLKELVDAVGGISVSNTLEFTQDGYTFNVGKVDLDGDQALSYSRMRYEDPNGDYGRQERQRKIVDAIVRKMLSFSGVSQYQGVLDTLSEHVKTDLSFDDLKTIALDYRSALGSVKQDQLKGDGFMQDGVSYQGVSAEEMQRVQTELQGQLGLAE; this is translated from the coding sequence ATGGAAGTTGAAATTTTTATTAGTTGTTTTTTAGTAAAGCAAGGAGGAAATAGTTTGTCAAAAGGGAAAAAAATAGTATTGATTGTTACAGGTGTTGTTGCGGTTTTGGTTATTGGAACAATGGCTATAGCTGCTAAACTGTATTCTGATATTTCAAAAACAGCCGCGAAAACGTATGAGACAGTTGAACGACAACAACCGGCGGAAACCAAAAGAGAAGAAGCCGCTGATTTACAGAAGAAGGATTCGTTTTCTGTTCTATTGATGGGGATCGATACAGGTGCAGATGGTCGTGTTGAAAAGGGCCGATCAGATACAATGATGGTCGCAACAGTCAATGCTGATGACAATAAAACAACAATCGTCAGTATTCCTAGAGATACGTATACAGAAATTGTTGGCTATGGTACCTCAGATAAAATCAATCATGCTTATGCCTTTGGTGGAGCAGCAATGTCCATGGATACAGTTGAAAAAATGTTGAATATCCCAATCGATCATTATGTCTCTATCAATATGGAGGGACTGAAAGAGCTTGTGGATGCAGTCGGCGGAATCAGTGTCAGCAATACATTGGAATTTACACAGGATGGCTATACCTTCAATGTGGGAAAAGTTGATTTAGATGGAGATCAAGCACTTTCTTATTCTCGTATGCGTTATGAGGACCCGAACGGGGACTACGGACGTCAGGAACGTCAAAGAAAAATCGTTGATGCGATTGTAAGAAAAATGCTGTCATTCTCTGGTGTTTCTCAGTATCAGGGCGTGTTAGATACTCTTAGTGAGCATGTGAAAACAGACTTGAGTTTTGATGATTTGAAAACTATTGCACTTGATTACCGCTCAGCTTTAGGGTCTGTTAAGCAGGATCAGTTGAAAGGTGACGGCTTCATGCAGGATGGTGTTTCTTATCAGGGTGTTAGCGCAGAAGAAATGCAGCGCGTTCAAACAGAACTGCAAGGACAACTTGGCTTAGCTGAATAA
- a CDS encoding TetR/AcrR family transcriptional regulator — protein MVGTPNNRRTLYTKKVIREEFLQILQSKELAKITVKEICEAADINRGTFYKHYTDPYDLFQRIEDDLIEDIMGNIRIQENALDSWLVNILMILSENKDASTIILSSKSDSRLIGSMLSKVKPEALENFALIFGDSSPDKLELYFTYFVDGTIGLIENWLKNYSYLEPKEVATMILTILSTKIQ, from the coding sequence ATGGTCGGCACGCCAAATAATCGTCGAACTCTGTATACCAAAAAAGTGATTCGAGAAGAGTTTCTTCAAATCTTACAGTCAAAAGAATTGGCAAAAATCACAGTTAAAGAAATCTGTGAAGCCGCCGATATCAACCGTGGCACCTTCTATAAACATTATACTGATCCTTATGATCTGTTTCAAAGGATCGAGGATGATTTAATTGAAGATATTATGGGAAACATACGTATTCAGGAAAATGCGCTGGACAGTTGGTTGGTCAATATCCTTATGATTTTGAGTGAGAACAAGGACGCCAGCACAATTATTCTAAGCAGTAAAAGTGACAGTCGGCTGATCGGCTCGATGCTCAGTAAGGTCAAACCTGAAGCTTTAGAGAATTTTGCTTTGATTTTCGGAGATTCTTCGCCGGATAAATTAGAGCTGTATTTTACTTATTTCGTGGATGGAACGATCGGTTTGATTGAAAATTGGTTGAAAAATTACTCCTATCTTGAACCAAAAGAAGTCGCTACGATGATCTTAACCATTCTTTCAACAAAAATTCAATAA
- a CDS encoding ABC transporter ATP-binding protein, with protein MSYVEVKNEYRRYKMGETEIVANNDITFSVEKGELAVILGPSGAGKSTVLNILGGMDSPDAGQVIIDGTDIAQFSDKQLTGYRRTDVGFVFQFYNLVPNLTAKENVELATEVSPNALDPVEVLTQVGLEHRLNNFPSQLSGGEQQRVSIARALAKNPKLLLCDEPTGALDFETGKQVLKLLQNASRKQGNTVLLITHNSAIAPIADRVIHINDAKVRSIEINESPMSIDDIVW; from the coding sequence ATGAGTTATGTTGAAGTAAAAAATGAATATAGACGTTACAAGATGGGGGAAACCGAAATTGTAGCGAATAATGATATTACTTTCTCTGTAGAAAAAGGAGAACTGGCTGTTATTTTAGGACCAAGTGGTGCCGGAAAATCAACCGTTCTAAATATATTAGGCGGTATGGATTCCCCAGATGCTGGTCAGGTAATCATTGATGGAACAGATATCGCACAATTTTCTGATAAGCAGTTGACCGGATATCGGAGAACAGATGTCGGTTTTGTTTTTCAGTTTTATAATTTGGTCCCTAATCTAACAGCGAAAGAAAATGTAGAGCTGGCAACAGAAGTATCGCCAAATGCTCTGGACCCTGTTGAGGTGTTGACACAAGTAGGATTGGAGCATCGCTTGAATAATTTTCCATCCCAACTATCTGGGGGGGAACAACAGCGGGTATCGATTGCGAGAGCACTGGCAAAAAATCCGAAACTATTGTTATGTGATGAACCGACAGGAGCCTTAGATTTCGAAACAGGGAAGCAAGTACTTAAGCTATTGCAAAATGCCAGTAGAAAACAGGGCAACACAGTGCTTCTCATCACCCATAACTCTGCGATTGCTCCGATTGCAGATCGAGTGATCCATATCAATGACGCGAAAGTTCGTTCAATCGAAATCAATGAATCACCGATGTCGATCGACGATATCGTATGGTAA